A genome region from Balneola sp. includes the following:
- a CDS encoding transcriptional regulator produces MKLVKAYIRPMLLEEVYKALRSEGHCCITVFRGEGAGQYTDPDHAHGSLQFPAMHSKVVKIEIAAVDEDVNSIIEIIQQTASTGSRGDGIIFVMPIENMIRIRDGEGGSKVIE; encoded by the coding sequence ATGAAATTAGTAAAAGCATACATACGCCCCATGCTGCTTGAAGAAGTATATAAAGCGCTACGTTCTGAAGGTCATTGTTGCATAACAGTATTCAGAGGAGAAGGAGCAGGTCAATATACCGATCCTGACCATGCACATGGCTCGTTGCAATTCCCGGCGATGCACTCCAAAGTTGTGAAAATAGAAATAGCAGCGGTAGACGAAGATGTCAATTCTATTATTGAGATCATTCAACAAACTGCTTCAACAGGTTCGCGCGGAGATGGAATTATATTTGTCATGCCTATTGAGAATATGATTAGGATCAGGGATGGTGAGGGAGGATCTAAAGTAATAGAATAA
- a CDS encoding electron transporter RnfE encodes MHDFQFFGGGWMMFFWWFLLIALVIVLVRPLFKTNQQESDKETPLEILKRRYADGEIDQEEFEKRKKDLM; translated from the coding sequence ATGCATGATTTTCAATTTTTTGGAGGTGGCTGGATGATGTTTTTCTGGTGGTTCTTACTCATTGCCTTGGTCATTGTCTTAGTAAGGCCGTTATTCAAGACAAATCAACAAGAATCTGATAAAGAAACTCCCCTTGAGATCCTTAAGCGAAGGTATGCAGATGGAGAAATTGATCAAGAAGAATTCGAGAAGAGGAAAAAGGATCTGATGTGA